One window of Triticum dicoccoides isolate Atlit2015 ecotype Zavitan chromosome 5A, WEW_v2.0, whole genome shotgun sequence genomic DNA carries:
- the LOC119297541 gene encoding uncharacterized protein LOC119297541 — translation MGSCVSRSPASSAVAGSGRSVATKTAKVVDVDGSMAQFTAPVTAREALDSVQERRPGASVFLCSSDELRFDVPARALAADEALQPGWLYFVLPMSTLRRSLSGPEMAALAARASWALAFASGVASPPRRKNGAGVPGAKGKRRKAAARVSPLVVADEIAGTDGGSDHHHVYGKYGGDEPAAKAWTRSSSGGSRSSTRHLRRASGTPTLSSILEADDF, via the coding sequence ATGGGCTCGTGCGTCTCGCGCTCGCCGGCGTCGTCGGCGGTGGCGGGGTCAGGGCGGTCAGTGGCCACCAAGACCGCGAAGGTGGTGGACGTAGACGGCTCCATGGCGCAGTTCACGGCGCCCGTCACGGCGCGCGAGGCCCTGGATAGTGTCCAAGAGCGCCGCCCAGGCGCGTCGGTCTTCCTGTGCAGCTCCGACGAGCTCCGCTTCGACGTGCCCGCCCGCGCGCTTGCGGCAGACGAGGCGCTCCAGCCCGGGTGGCTCTACTTCGTGCTGCCCATGTCCACGCTCCGCCGCTCACTCTCCGGTCCGGAGATGGCCGCGCTCGCCGCCAGAGCAAGCTGGGCGCTGGCCTTCGCCAGCGGCGTTGCGTCACCCCCGCGGCGCAAGAACGGGGCCGGGGTGCCCGGCGCCAAAGGCAAGCGACGGAAGGCGGCGGCTCGTGTGTCGCCGCTAGTTGTCGCGGATGAGATCGCCGGAACAGACGGTGGATCGGATCATCACCATGTGTACGGCAAGTACGGCGGCGATGAGCCAGCGGCGAAGGCGTGGACGAGAAGTAGTTCAGGTGGAAGCCGCAGCAGCACTCGCCATCTTCGCCGTGCATCTGGCACCCCAACACTGAGCTCCATTTTGGAGGCCGATGATTTCTGA
- the LOC119297542 gene encoding uncharacterized protein LOC119297542, whose protein sequence is MGSCASRLPASAAAAGSGRAVATKTAKVIRLDGSMAQYAAPVTAREALVDAAGASSFLCSSDELRLDAPARALAADEGLQPGWLYFVLPVSMLRRPLSGQEMTALAVRASSALAVASGISSPTRGKNGAAVAGANAKRRKVAARVAPLADDDDVAERDGGWDQHLAYGKYGGVRKRVLAAGDETAGKARKGDGYGGRRSSRHRRRRAGAHRLSAILEADDF, encoded by the exons ATGGGCTCGTGTGCCTCGCGCttgccggcgtcggcggcggcggccgggtccGGGCGGGCAGTGGCCACCAAGACGGCGAAGGTGATTCGTCTGGACGGCTCCATGGCGCAGTACGCGGCGCCGGTCACGGCACGCGAGGCACTGGTTGACGCCGCCGGCGCGTCGAGCTTCCTATGCAGCTCggacgagctccgcctcgacgcgCCCGCCCGCGCGCTGGCCGCGGACGAGGGGCTCCAGCCCGGGTGGCTCTACTTCGTGCTGCCCGTGTCTATGCTCCGTCGGCCGCTCTCGGGGCAGGAGATGACCGCCCTCGCCGTCAGGGCCAGCTCGGCGCTGGCCGTCGCGAGCGGCATCTCGTCCCCCACGCGCGGCAAGAACGGAGCCGCGGTGGCTGGCGCCAACGCCAAGCGACGGAAGGTGGCGGCTCGAGTGGCACCTCTCGCTGACGATGACGATGTCGCGGAGCGGGACGGTGGATGGGACCAGCACCTTGCGTACGGAAAATACGGTGGCGTGCGCAAGAGGGTGCTCGCCGCCGGTGATGAGACGGCTGGGAAG GCGAGGAAGGGGGATGGTTACGGTGGAAGGCGCAGCagccgtcatcgtcgtcgtcgtgcaggCGCGCATAGGTTGAGCGCGATTTTGGAGGCCGATGACTTCTGA
- the LOC119297543 gene encoding 5-epiaristolochene 1,3-dihydroxylase-like, protein MYLQMGQVGLVVVSSREAAREVMKVQDANFAHRPELAGPKVLLYGCADVAFSSGGPTWRRLRKVCVVKLLSANRVRSFAPIRREETRRLLESIAGHCPGKAIDLRAMVDVFSSAIVSRTALSETFEHRGSILKKGLELASGFNLSDHFPSLSFLDVLLRHRLRRMQRQVDKLFEDVIEERKWLRQKKKKKDTTEDMLDVLLDAMEHPEDTEVPITHDNIKAVIMDMFAAGTETSSSTIEWALAELMKNPKEMAKVQDEVRTKMEAVTSWCDIGHLSYLRLVVKETMRLHMPAPLLVPRVCKEQCRVGGYMIPAGSRVVINAWAMGRDPRYWEDAEAFRPGRFLGTSVDFKGGDFEFLPFGAGRRMCPGIEFGLAGVELCLAQLLFSFDWTLPGGIAPEDLDMSETSVGALSVVRKEPLRLIPSIHAPLHLNY, encoded by the exons ATGTACCTGCAGATGGGGCAggtcggcctcgtcgtcgtctcGTCCCGCGAGGCGGCCAGGGAGGTCATGAAGGTGCAGGACGCAAACTTCGCCCACCGCCCGGAGCTAGCCGGGCCCAAGGTTCTGCTGTACGGCTGCGCCGACGTCGCCTTCTCCTCCGGCGGCCCCACCTGGCGCCGGCTGCGCAAGGTGTGCGTCGTCAAGCTCCTGTCCGCGAACCGGGTCAGGTCTTTCGCTCCCATACGGAGGGAGGAGACACGTCGTCTCCTGGAGAGCATCGCCGGCCACTGTCCGGGCAAGGCCATTGACCTCCGGGCCATGGTCGATGTCTTCAGCAGCGCCATCGTGAGCAGGACGGCATTGAGCGAGACGTTCGAGCACAGGGGCTCCATCTTAAAGAAGGGCCTGGAGCTGGCGTCGGGGTTCAACCTGTCGGACCATTTCCCGTCGTTGAGCTTCCTCGACGTCCTGTTGAGGCACCGGCTGCGACGGATGCAGCGGCAGGTCGACAAGCTATTCGAAGACGTCATTGAGGAGCGCAAGTGGCttcggcagaagaagaagaagaaggacacaACAGAGGACATGCTAGATGTGCTTCTCGATGCCATGGAGCATCCAGAAGACACGGAGGTGCCCATTACACACGACAACATCAAGGCTGTCATAATG GACATGTTTGCCGCGGGGACAGAGACATCGTCGTCAACGATAGAGTGGGCACTCGCAGAGCTGATGAAGAACCCCAAGGAGATGGCCAAAGTGCAGGATGAGGTGAGGACAAAAATGGAAGCAGTGACAAGCTGGTGCGACATCGGACATCTCAGCTACCTCCGGCTTGTCGTCAAGGAGACGATGCGGCTGCACATGCCGGCACCTCTTCTAGTCCCCAGGGTCTGCAAGGAGCAGTGCCGTGTCGGTGGCTACATGATCCCGGCCGGCAGCAGGGTGGTCATCAACGCATGGGCCATGGGCAGGGACCCGAGGTACTGGGAGGACGCTGAGGCGTTCCGTCCCGGGAGATTCCTCGGCACAAGCGTCGACTTCAAGGGGGGCGACTTTGAGTTCCTGCCGTTCGGTGCCGGCCGGAGAATGTGCCCAGGGATAGAGTTTgggctcgccggcgtcgagctttgCTTGGCTCAACTCCTTTTCTCTTTCGACTGGACGCTTCCCGGTGGCATCGCGCCGGAAGACCTCGACATGAGCGAGACATCGGTCGGTGCTCTATCGGTAGTCCGGAAGGAACCACTTCGGTTGATCCCCAGCATACACGCTCCACTTCATCTCAACTATTGA